One part of the Melospiza melodia melodia isolate bMelMel2 chromosome 3, bMelMel2.pri, whole genome shotgun sequence genome encodes these proteins:
- the BMP2 gene encoding bone morphogenetic protein 2 isoform X1, with the protein MVAVTRSLLALLLCQALLGGAAGLMPEVGRRRFSEPGRAASAAQRPEDLLSEFELRLLHMFGLKRRPSPGKDVVIPPYMLDLYRLHAGQQLGQPAALGFPLERAASRANTVRSFHHEEVLEELPETSGKTARRFFFNLTSIPSEESITSAELQIFRKQVHGAFENNSSYHHRINIYEIIKPATATSKDPVTRLLDTRLVHHNASKWESFDVTPAVLRWIAHGQPNHGFVVEVVHLDKENSASKRHVRISRSLHQDEDSWSQLRPLLVTFGHDGKGHPLHKREKRQVKHKQRKRHKYSCKRHPLYVDFNDVGWNDWIVAPPGYSAFYCHGECPFPLADHLNSTNHAIVQTLVNSVNSKIPKACCVPTELSAISMLYLDENEKVVLKNYQDMVVEGCGCR; encoded by the exons ATGGTTGCCGTGACCCGCTCGCTCCTGGcgctgctgctctgccaggcGCTGCTGGGCGGCGCGGCCGGGCTCATGCCGGAGGTGGGTCGGCGGCGCTTCagcgagccgggccgcgccgccTCGGCCGCGCAGCGCCCCGAGGACCTGCTCAGCGAGTTCGAGTTGCGCCTGCTCCACATGTTCGGGCTGAAGCGGCGGCCCAGCCCCGGCAAGGACGTCGTCATCCCGCCCTACATGCTGGACCTCTACCGCCTGCACGcggggcagcagctggggcagccggCGGCGCTGGGCTTCCCGCTGGAGCGGGCGGCCAGCCGCGCCAACACCGTCCGCAGCTTCCACCACGAAG AAGTTTTGGAAGAACTTCCAGAAACGAGTGGGAAAACAGCACGGCGTTTCTTCTTCAATTTAACTTCGATCCCCAGTGAGGAGTCTATCACCTCAGCTGAACTCCAGATTTTTCGGAAACAGGTGCATGGAGCCTTTGAGAACAACAGCAGCTACCATCACCGTATTAATATTTATGAAATTATAAAGCCAGCCACAGCCACCTCTAAGGACCCTGTCACAAGACTTTTGGACACCAGGTTGGTGCATCATAATGCAAGTAAATGGGAAAGTTTTGATGTAACGCCAGCTGTTTTGAGGTGGATTGCACATGGACAACCTAATCATGGGTTTGTGGTAGAGGTGGTTCACTTGGACAAAGAGAACAGTGCCTCCAAGAGGCACGTTAGGATTAGCAGGTCTTTACATCAGGATGAAGATAGCTGGTCTCAGCTCAGGCCATTGTTAGTGACGTTTGGGCATGATGGCAAGGGACACCCGCTCCATAAAAGAGAAAAGCGTCAAGTGAAACACAAACAGCGTAAACGCCACAAATACAGTTGCAAAAGGCACCCGTTGTATGTGGACTTCAATGATGTGGGGTGGAATGACTGGATTGTGGCCCCGCCAGGGTATAGTGCCTTTTACTGCCACGGGGAATGTCCCTTCCCTCTGGCAGATCACCTAAACTCAACCAACCATGCCATTGTTCAGACTTTGGTCAATTCAGTGAATTCCAAAATCCCCAAGGCTTGCTGTGTGCCGACAGAACTGAGTGCTATTTCCATGCTCTACCTTGATGAAAATGAAAAAGTTGTATTAAAGAACTATCAAGATATGGTTGTGGAGGGTTGTGGGTGCCGCTAA